A genomic window from Leptospira fletcheri includes:
- a CDS encoding SpoIIE family protein phosphatase: MSFKQLSLSLISDITARINSTDDLEELLGIIIETTKDVLNTEGCSLLLYDKEEDCLVFQVAKGDKGESLTELKVPRGKGIAGIVLSNLEPVISNDAANDPRIYRNIDQAVGFTTRNLICVPMKAQGEIQGVLEAVNSNERTDFTSKDIKILEYLSDLAAIAIRNRRLIKDLQDRARELDCLFQISQAISNISEMDQFLNLTVHSISDVLGAERVSLIFRNPRSGTFELSKSVGFGIEEESQLVDESQGILNKILSEGLPLLVRGQQDIDQSLLNPERYKTRSFVSVPIRQDGKIIGVLNAADKKGGDSFSQQDLSILSTISNQVAEAYNSLLVKNQKEKLTSIKRDMQIASQIQLNSLPSIPKKMHLLEIETAYTASKEIGGDFYDLVYHNPDEISLLIADVSGKGIAAALFMEFSKTIIAGEVARNSSTSISLMGANRIIQEKSGYFMFVTVMLIRINMLKKRIRYSSAGHNEQLLYKAKEKQVVLLSGKGMPLGIKESEIEEHEVEYQPGDLLVLYTDGVSETTNEAREMYGLENLAKLIERNGELPVENLKDLILDTTDSFRGEADPHDDYTLVLVRLN, encoded by the coding sequence ATGAGTTTTAAGCAGCTCTCTCTTTCTTTAATTTCGGATATCACCGCACGCATCAACTCCACGGACGATCTGGAGGAACTGCTGGGGATCATCATAGAAACCACTAAAGACGTCCTGAATACGGAAGGATGTTCCCTGCTATTGTACGACAAAGAGGAAGACTGTCTAGTATTTCAAGTGGCCAAGGGAGACAAAGGAGAATCCCTAACGGAACTGAAGGTCCCGCGCGGAAAAGGGATCGCAGGAATCGTTCTGAGTAACCTGGAACCGGTGATCAGCAACGATGCCGCAAACGACCCTCGTATTTACAGAAACATAGACCAAGCCGTGGGCTTCACTACCAGGAATCTGATCTGCGTTCCGATGAAGGCGCAGGGAGAGATCCAAGGGGTACTAGAGGCGGTGAATTCCAACGAACGCACCGATTTTACCTCCAAAGATATTAAAATTCTGGAATACCTTTCGGATCTTGCCGCGATCGCGATCAGAAATCGTCGTTTGATCAAAGATCTGCAGGACAGGGCGAGGGAATTGGACTGCCTGTTCCAGATTTCCCAAGCGATTTCGAATATCTCCGAAATGGATCAATTCCTGAACTTGACGGTCCATTCGATTTCCGACGTCCTCGGTGCGGAACGGGTTTCGTTGATCTTCCGAAATCCTCGATCGGGTACTTTCGAGCTTTCCAAATCGGTCGGTTTCGGAATCGAAGAGGAATCCCAATTGGTGGACGAATCCCAAGGGATCCTGAACAAAATCCTTTCGGAAGGCCTTCCTCTCTTGGTCCGCGGACAGCAGGATATCGATCAGAGTCTGTTAAATCCGGAAAGGTACAAGACAAGATCTTTCGTATCCGTCCCCATCCGTCAGGACGGTAAAATCATCGGAGTCCTGAACGCGGCCGACAAAAAAGGAGGAGATAGCTTTTCCCAGCAAGACCTCTCCATTCTCAGTACGATATCCAACCAGGTCGCGGAAGCCTACAATAGCCTATTAGTAAAGAACCAAAAAGAGAAACTGACTTCCATCAAGCGGGACATGCAAATCGCTTCCCAAATCCAATTGAATTCCCTGCCTAGCATTCCTAAAAAAATGCATCTCTTGGAGATCGAAACGGCTTACACTGCTTCGAAGGAGATCGGCGGAGATTTTTACGATCTGGTCTACCACAACCCCGACGAAATCAGTCTATTGATCGCGGACGTATCGGGAAAGGGAATCGCCGCGGCCCTTTTCATGGAATTTTCCAAAACCATCATAGCCGGGGAAGTCGCGAGAAATTCCTCAACGAGCATCAGTCTCATGGGAGCGAATCGGATTATCCAGGAAAAATCCGGATATTTTATGTTCGTAACCGTCATGTTGATCCGTATCAACATGCTGAAAAAACGCATCCGTTATTCCAGCGCGGGCCATAACGAGCAACTTCTGTACAAGGCCAAGGAAAAGCAAGTGGTCCTACTTTCCGGAAAAGGAATGCCTCTAGGCATCAAAGAGTCCGAGATCGAAGAACACGAAGTGGAATACCAACCGGGAGATCTGCTCGTGCTGTACACCGACGGAGTCAGCGAGACTACGAACGAGGCGAGGGAAATGTACGGATTGGAAAATCTCGCCAAATTGATCGAACGAAACGGAGAACTTCCCGTGGAAAATCTGAAGGATTTGATCCTGGATACGACGGACTCGTTCCGCGGGGAAGCGGACCCGCACGACGATTACACTCTGGTTCTAGTCAGACTCAATTAA
- the argB gene encoding acetylglutamate kinase, producing MEQSLERVNHILEALPYITKYSGKTVVIKYGGAAMAKADLKESFAKDVVLLKYVGIHPVIVHGGGPEINRLLDTLHIPTEFVHGHRVTDSATMDVVEMVLTGKVNKQIVSMIHAAGGNAVGFSGKDGNLSQASKTKIEVEIEGKPPEFVDVGLVGKIDKIDPTVILSLLEKGFIPVISPVAESANGESLNINADTFAGELAGALKAEKLILLTDTSGILIDGKLVTGLNRALVKDYIKKGDITGGMIPKVDCCLSAIDQGVKRTHIIDGRVPHSILIEIFTDRGIGSLIE from the coding sequence ATGGAACAGTCTTTGGAACGGGTCAACCATATTCTGGAAGCCCTTCCCTACATCACGAAATACTCGGGCAAGACGGTCGTAATCAAGTACGGCGGAGCCGCGATGGCGAAAGCGGATCTGAAAGAATCGTTCGCAAAGGACGTGGTTTTACTGAAGTATGTGGGGATCCATCCGGTGATCGTGCACGGAGGCGGTCCTGAAATCAATCGCCTGTTAGACACCTTGCATATTCCGACGGAATTCGTACACGGGCATCGAGTGACTGATTCGGCGACGATGGACGTCGTAGAAATGGTACTGACAGGAAAGGTGAATAAACAGATCGTTTCCATGATTCATGCGGCGGGCGGCAATGCCGTAGGATTCTCCGGAAAGGACGGAAACCTTTCGCAAGCATCCAAAACGAAAATCGAAGTGGAAATCGAAGGAAAACCTCCCGAGTTCGTGGACGTGGGCCTCGTCGGGAAGATCGACAAGATCGATCCCACCGTGATTCTCTCCTTATTGGAGAAAGGATTTATTCCTGTGATTTCTCCTGTGGCCGAATCCGCAAACGGAGAGTCTTTGAACATCAATGCGGACACTTTCGCGGGGGAATTGGCAGGAGCCTTAAAAGCGGAAAAACTCATCCTTTTGACGGACACGAGCGGAATTCTCATCGACGGAAAGCTGGTGACTGGACTAAACCGTGCTCTCGTAAAAGACTATATCAAAAAAGGTGATATTACCGGAGGAATGATTCCGAAAGTGGATTGCTGTCTTTCCGCGATAGACCAAGGGGTGAAGAGAACTCACATCATCGACGGAAGGGTTCCCCATTCCATTTTGATCGAAATTTTCACCGATCGAGGCATCGGCTCTCTCATCGAATGA
- a CDS encoding SDR family NAD(P)-dependent oxidoreductase: protein MKKSLEFDSILITGGSGGLGRTLVRNLSEQGYRVWNLDRNPPTSKEPGEVFLPTDLTSSDRIGEACKEFLGTVGKEIVSGRRFCGLVHCAGYGGPYQEITKVSLEEWDIVFSVNVRSAFLITREILPVLAEQKYGRLVYVGSTLSRKGGSLSVAYSSSKHALIGFVKSIAAEWGRFGITANSVSPGYMNTSMGVREDQVDDHRKKIVSMTPSGIVAEPEEISRVISFLLQSESGYINGADWTVDGGITAI, encoded by the coding sequence ATGAAAAAATCTTTAGAATTCGATTCCATTTTGATTACCGGAGGGAGCGGAGGCTTGGGAAGAACGCTGGTGCGCAATCTCTCCGAGCAAGGATATCGGGTTTGGAATTTGGATCGGAATCCGCCAACGAGTAAGGAACCGGGAGAGGTCTTCCTCCCTACGGACTTGACCTCCTCGGATCGGATCGGAGAAGCTTGCAAAGAATTTCTAGGTACCGTCGGAAAAGAAATCGTTTCGGGGCGTCGTTTTTGCGGCTTGGTGCATTGTGCCGGTTACGGAGGACCTTATCAGGAGATCACAAAGGTTTCATTAGAAGAATGGGATATTGTTTTTTCCGTCAATGTCCGCTCGGCATTCCTGATCACAAGGGAGATTCTTCCGGTACTTGCTGAACAAAAATACGGCCGTTTAGTATATGTGGGTTCGACGCTTTCCAGAAAAGGCGGTTCTTTGTCGGTTGCCTATAGTTCCTCTAAACACGCCCTAATCGGATTCGTAAAATCGATCGCTGCGGAATGGGGACGGTTCGGGATCACTGCGAATTCCGTCAGCCCAGGATACATGAATACCAGTATGGGAGTGCGGGAAGATCAGGTGGACGATCATAGGAAAAAAATCGTTTCCATGACTCCTTCCGGCATCGTCGCGGAACCGGAGGAGATCTCAAGAGTGATTTCTTTTTTACTCCAATCGGAGTCCGGTTATATCAACGGAGCGGACTGGACTGTCGACGGAGGAATCACCGCGATTTAA
- a CDS encoding M61 family metallopeptidase has product MGVRFNLHTYLPHQHYLQVEMEVHPKKKETLLSIPTWSPGSYKIRDYAKSIHKIRLEDPKADWTLEQIDLDTWKVNSKGQPFKVSYLVYGYEHTVRTNYFTDEFLLLHPPGTFLYPRDGLDSEVEVSWKSLSPFHHCYTGLRKKENAKHTWKAKNFDELFDTPILLTNEKSLDFESGSCKFELVVLGNVSVSDKKRLLADLSRVVDTQIRLMGGTENRYYLFVLDMTESTYGGLEHMNSSINQFDPIGAFNGENYRTLLELLSHEYFHHWNVKRIRPIALGPFDYQKPNLTKELWIAEGITSFFDAYFLLLCGIYNPQQYLNKIWKDVRELEDSEGESWMSLEESSFTAWTKYYNRPSDPNFANTGVSYYTKGAILALSLQLRIFSDTGGDKSLLNVMRELYEGYYLGKGRGFTKAEFFQSVKKASGLDLKLEFDPFISQPTRIPVEKYLSMIGIERSPSKQKLETGFRVKEEKGRLVFNKINLSKSIRETDLNVGDEWIAVDGVRVLPGNFKDILKKYRPGQKAEFLVARRGSISKRKVKFDQKPSACEFWIDEKAERRVLDLRKKFLTMDLPSEAEAKKSPKSNSSKRVKSR; this is encoded by the coding sequence GTGGGAGTAAGATTTAACCTACACACATACCTGCCGCACCAACATTACCTACAGGTGGAAATGGAAGTCCACCCCAAAAAAAAAGAAACACTCCTTTCCATACCGACCTGGTCTCCTGGTTCGTATAAAATAAGAGATTATGCGAAGTCCATTCACAAAATACGCTTAGAAGATCCGAAAGCGGACTGGACCCTGGAACAGATCGATCTGGATACTTGGAAAGTCAATTCCAAGGGACAACCTTTTAAGGTTTCGTATTTGGTCTACGGCTACGAACACACCGTTCGAACGAATTATTTTACCGACGAATTTCTTTTGCTTCATCCACCGGGGACCTTTCTCTATCCCCGAGACGGATTGGATTCGGAAGTCGAGGTTTCTTGGAAATCCCTCTCTCCTTTTCACCATTGCTACACCGGATTACGGAAAAAGGAGAACGCCAAACACACTTGGAAGGCGAAAAATTTCGACGAACTTTTCGACACCCCCATTCTGCTTACGAACGAGAAAAGTTTGGATTTCGAATCCGGCTCCTGCAAATTCGAATTAGTCGTTTTAGGAAACGTTTCCGTTTCCGATAAAAAAAGACTCTTGGCGGATCTTTCCAGGGTTGTCGATACCCAGATCCGACTCATGGGCGGAACGGAAAACCGGTATTATCTGTTCGTACTCGATATGACCGAGAGCACTTACGGGGGGCTGGAACACATGAATTCCAGCATCAACCAATTCGACCCGATAGGTGCGTTTAACGGAGAGAATTATCGGACTCTATTGGAACTTTTGTCCCACGAGTACTTTCACCATTGGAACGTAAAAAGGATCCGTCCGATCGCATTAGGCCCCTTCGACTATCAGAAACCGAACCTGACCAAAGAACTTTGGATCGCCGAAGGAATTACGAGCTTTTTCGACGCGTATTTTCTACTTCTTTGCGGAATTTATAATCCTCAACAATATCTGAACAAGATTTGGAAGGATGTACGGGAACTCGAGGATTCCGAAGGGGAATCCTGGATGAGCCTGGAGGAATCCAGTTTTACCGCATGGACCAAATACTATAACAGGCCGAGCGATCCCAATTTCGCCAATACCGGCGTCTCCTACTATACGAAAGGCGCGATTCTGGCCTTAAGTCTTCAGTTAAGAATTTTCTCGGACACCGGAGGAGACAAATCCCTGTTAAACGTAATGCGGGAACTTTACGAAGGATATTATTTGGGAAAAGGAAGAGGCTTCACGAAGGCCGAATTTTTCCAGTCCGTTAAAAAAGCCTCCGGTTTGGATCTAAAATTGGAATTCGATCCATTTATCTCTCAACCTACGCGGATTCCCGTGGAAAAATACCTGAGCATGATCGGCATCGAAAGAAGTCCGTCCAAGCAGAAATTGGAGACAGGCTTCCGAGTTAAAGAGGAGAAAGGAAGGTTGGTCTTCAATAAGATCAACCTTTCGAAGTCGATCCGGGAAACCGATCTAAACGTAGGCGACGAGTGGATCGCCGTCGACGGGGTGAGAGTTCTTCCGGGGAACTTTAAAGATATTCTGAAAAAGTATAGGCCGGGCCAGAAGGCAGAATTTCTCGTCGCAAGAAGGGGCAGCATATCCAAACGAAAGGTCAAATTCGATCAAAAACCTTCCGCCTGCGAATTCTGGATAGACGAAAAAGCGGAACGGAGAGTCCTCGATTTGCGTAAGAAATTCCTAACCATGGACTTGCCTTCGGAAGCGGAAGCGAAGAAATCACCCAAGTCCAATTCCTCAAAAAGAGTTAAATCGCGGTGA
- a CDS encoding peroxiredoxin yields the protein MVDKWEGKKLPDVTLESSDGMRVHLPNDASGSWTLLYFYPKDDTPGCTKQACSYRDNLEDFGKAGAKVYGISSDSLESHKNFIGKFGLTFPLLSDPRHDLSGPLGVYGDQEWQGRVFKGLSRDTFLLGPDGMIRKVWRKVDPTKTVAETLDEILKAART from the coding sequence ATGGTGGACAAATGGGAAGGCAAGAAACTGCCCGACGTGACTTTGGAAAGCAGCGACGGGATGAGAGTACATTTACCTAACGACGCCTCCGGATCCTGGACTCTCCTATATTTCTATCCCAAGGACGATACGCCAGGCTGCACGAAGCAGGCTTGTTCTTACAGGGACAATCTAGAGGATTTCGGAAAGGCGGGGGCGAAAGTATACGGAATCAGCTCCGACTCTTTGGAGAGTCATAAGAATTTCATCGGAAAGTTCGGCCTTACTTTTCCTTTGCTCTCGGATCCTCGGCACGATCTTAGCGGCCCTCTCGGGGTGTACGGAGATCAGGAATGGCAAGGCCGGGTATTTAAAGGTTTGTCCCGCGATACCTTCCTCTTAGGTCCGGACGGAATGATACGAAAAGTCTGGAGAAAGGTGGATCCTACGAAAACGGTAGCCGAAACCTTGGACGAAATATTGAAGGCGGCGCGGACTTAA
- a CDS encoding adenylate/guanylate cyclase domain-containing protein → MSLHQKPKIRPAFLHSLFLLYFFLTLSVTAEGSGSWKNLDLKRLDWYVREGFAPEFRNGFDEHEAGVKKIGSFPIVLNSLYESKVSDGLKEFTLETRFQLEEDPKQSTFTEPISLFLNSIGENWEIFLNGHSLKSEVHVSSEGRITQRRTVRELRLSVDSSLLKQGSNTLVFRLLGDAPTVPLPELLAPKNPDLGFYVDGEYSISTGFDFAREAGILLNLSLNTIYVFFGLYHLLIFSKRSSDKYNLYFGIFSIFMALYSLSRSSLSFEVISDTAIITRIEYGSVALLAPLFLLFLHDYFYGRAFPNPWILVMSVWGFAIFLFSLFAPFSYLMTSLRLWQLSIIPSLGYLLYFIGKAVYLRKKDASLMAISLFVIVFIAVYDVLDSVFFRLGIRFTQFAYLLFVISLTAILANRFIELYKQSEDLNIELSHQKLELARQKNAFFRFVPMQFLSVLGKDSAVDVNLGDSVLREMSVLFTDIRSFTTISEKMTPEENFRFINGYLARMEPLVQKYDGFVDKFMGDAILALFSAEQQTQTPDRWVGKSAADRAVYAAIAMRRRVRDLEEEVKEGHLRGVRIGIGINTGNLMLGTVGSSDRLDTTVIGDTVNVASRLESLTSLYKSDILITQQTLSSLTIADDISIREVDSVVVKGKSQPIIIYEVFEADDPHIRKLKEATLPMVSLGIILYKVGNFKEALLNFEQALKVFPEDIVAILYRKRCQEYIETPPLGNWVGVQHLLEK, encoded by the coding sequence ATGTCGCTTCATCAGAAACCGAAAATTCGTCCCGCTTTCCTTCATTCGCTTTTTCTCTTATATTTCTTCCTGACTCTTTCGGTAACCGCCGAAGGTAGCGGCTCGTGGAAAAACCTGGATTTAAAAAGGTTGGATTGGTACGTTCGGGAAGGTTTCGCACCGGAATTCAGGAACGGATTCGACGAGCACGAAGCAGGGGTGAAGAAAATCGGATCTTTTCCGATCGTTCTGAATTCTTTATACGAATCTAAAGTATCCGACGGTCTCAAGGAATTCACGCTCGAAACCCGATTCCAATTGGAAGAGGATCCGAAACAATCCACCTTTACCGAACCGATTTCCTTGTTTTTGAATTCGATCGGAGAAAATTGGGAAATCTTTTTGAACGGCCACTCGTTAAAAAGCGAAGTCCACGTTTCTTCGGAAGGAAGGATCACCCAACGGAGAACGGTCCGAGAGTTGCGACTTTCCGTGGATTCCAGCTTGTTGAAGCAGGGTTCGAACACTCTCGTTTTCCGGCTGCTCGGCGACGCTCCGACCGTTCCTTTGCCGGAACTTCTCGCACCTAAAAATCCGGATTTGGGTTTTTACGTGGATGGAGAATATTCTATTTCCACAGGATTCGATTTCGCAAGAGAAGCGGGAATCCTTCTCAACCTGAGCTTAAATACGATCTACGTTTTCTTCGGACTGTATCATCTTTTGATTTTTTCGAAACGATCCTCGGACAAGTACAACCTCTATTTCGGAATTTTCTCGATCTTTATGGCTCTCTATTCTTTGAGCCGTTCTTCCCTTAGCTTCGAGGTGATTTCAGATACCGCGATCATTACACGGATCGAGTACGGCTCGGTTGCGTTATTGGCTCCCTTGTTTCTACTTTTTCTGCACGATTATTTTTACGGCAGGGCTTTTCCCAATCCCTGGATTCTAGTCATGAGCGTTTGGGGCTTTGCGATATTCTTATTTTCCTTGTTTGCGCCTTTTTCGTATCTGATGACCAGCCTCAGACTTTGGCAATTATCGATCATTCCTTCCTTGGGCTATCTGCTCTATTTCATCGGCAAAGCCGTCTATCTGAGAAAGAAAGACGCTTCCTTGATGGCGATCAGTCTCTTCGTCATCGTATTCATCGCGGTGTACGACGTTTTGGACTCCGTGTTTTTCCGGTTGGGTATCCGATTCACCCAATTTGCATATCTGCTTTTCGTAATATCTCTTACTGCGATCCTAGCGAACCGTTTCATAGAGCTGTACAAACAATCGGAGGATTTGAATATAGAATTGAGTCACCAGAAATTGGAGCTGGCGAGACAAAAGAACGCCTTTTTCCGTTTCGTACCCATGCAATTCCTGAGCGTGCTAGGAAAGGATTCGGCCGTGGACGTCAACCTCGGGGATTCGGTCCTCCGGGAAATGAGCGTTTTATTCACGGACATCCGATCCTTTACGACCATCTCCGAAAAGATGACTCCCGAGGAGAATTTCCGTTTCATCAACGGTTACCTGGCTCGGATGGAACCTCTCGTTCAGAAATACGACGGATTCGTGGACAAATTCATGGGAGACGCGATTCTCGCTCTTTTTTCGGCGGAACAGCAGACGCAAACTCCGGACCGTTGGGTGGGAAAATCCGCAGCGGACCGCGCAGTGTATGCTGCCATCGCGATGCGAAGAAGAGTTCGGGATTTGGAGGAAGAAGTTAAGGAAGGACATCTCAGGGGAGTCCGGATCGGAATCGGAATCAATACTGGAAACCTGATGTTAGGCACGGTGGGTTCTTCCGATCGTCTGGATACCACCGTGATCGGCGATACGGTAAACGTGGCTTCCCGTTTGGAAAGTCTTACTAGTCTCTACAAGTCCGACATTCTGATCACACAGCAAACTCTCTCCAGTCTGACGATCGCCGACGACATCTCCATCCGAGAAGTGGATTCGGTCGTGGTAAAAGGAAAGAGCCAACCGATCATCATCTACGAAGTGTTCGAAGCGGACGACCCGCATATCCGCAAGCTGAAAGAGGCTACCTTACCTATGGTATCCCTCGGGATCATATTGTATAAGGTCGGAAATTTCAAAGAAGCTCTGCTGAATTTCGAACAAGCGTTGAAAGTGTTCCCGGAAGACATCGTCGCGATTCTGTATAGAAAACGATGCCAAGAATATATCGAAACTCCTCCTTTAGGAAATTGGGTGGGAGTACAGCATCTATTGGAAAAATAG
- a CDS encoding MFS transporter has product MLSKLDSDQQPVSEGTKAGYASAEIGLSAVETLAQIYLLEFYVVAVGLKPALFGLAMMFAILWDAISDPLMGILSDRTVSRWGKRRPYILAGGFLLGLSLYFLFSPPNLETQVSKFLYLLATYSLVNTFMTVLAVPHIALGGELSFDPESRNRIFGWRLFFANLGLLSGLLLPAFFAHGGDLFRSRGLAAQSIGGLLLITSLLSYLVTQGRDLTEEKRGSAGRLGRREILRSLASVLKNRYFRPLLAAFLIASLARTVNSSIGLLYYKQRLLLEGSQVVVRILLPFVFFLVLSIPLWLFLAGKYGKKLPAFWGSLLLGIMTVIVYPIFPAGSYEAPLLAAFIGGICAGSVLLFDSLVADVVDYDELVTGRKEEGAYFGFWKMATKLVRAFGLAALGFLLQSIGYREGSSIQAPGLGWNLALLFGPFVGALFIAGALIFSKMPLTDSAHKRIQSLLIRRRRLRNDIYEKNTLHSKILNR; this is encoded by the coding sequence ATGCTCTCTAAACTTGATTCCGACCAGCAGCCGGTCTCCGAAGGAACCAAGGCGGGTTATGCCTCCGCGGAGATCGGACTTTCGGCCGTAGAAACGCTGGCCCAGATTTATCTTTTGGAATTTTACGTGGTCGCGGTCGGGTTAAAACCCGCCTTGTTCGGCCTCGCCATGATGTTCGCGATTCTTTGGGATGCGATCAGCGACCCGTTGATGGGGATTCTTTCCGATCGCACGGTATCGAGATGGGGGAAGAGAAGACCCTACATTCTTGCGGGGGGATTTCTGCTCGGTCTTTCCCTGTATTTTCTCTTTTCTCCTCCGAATCTGGAGACGCAAGTTTCTAAGTTTTTATATCTTTTGGCGACTTATTCCCTAGTGAATACCTTCATGACCGTACTCGCCGTTCCACATATCGCTCTCGGCGGAGAATTGTCCTTCGATCCGGAATCCAGGAATCGAATTTTCGGATGGAGGTTGTTCTTTGCCAATCTAGGACTTTTGTCGGGGCTATTGTTGCCGGCCTTCTTTGCTCACGGAGGGGACTTGTTTCGTTCCCGAGGCCTCGCCGCTCAATCGATAGGCGGCCTCCTTTTGATCACTTCCTTATTGTCTTACCTGGTGACTCAGGGCAGGGACCTAACCGAAGAAAAAAGAGGGTCGGCAGGAAGACTAGGCCGGCGGGAAATTCTCCGATCTCTGGCCTCCGTTCTTAAAAATCGGTATTTTCGCCCGCTATTGGCCGCCTTCTTGATCGCGTCCCTGGCGAGAACCGTGAATTCCTCCATCGGTTTATTATATTATAAACAACGATTGTTGTTGGAGGGATCTCAGGTGGTCGTCCGTATCCTTCTCCCTTTCGTTTTTTTTCTGGTTCTTTCCATTCCTCTTTGGCTTTTTCTGGCGGGCAAGTACGGAAAAAAGCTCCCCGCCTTTTGGGGAAGCTTACTTTTAGGGATCATGACGGTAATCGTCTATCCTATTTTCCCCGCCGGGTCCTACGAAGCGCCTTTGCTTGCCGCCTTTATCGGAGGAATTTGTGCAGGTTCCGTTTTGCTATTCGATTCGTTGGTCGCCGATGTGGTGGACTATGACGAGTTGGTGACCGGGCGCAAGGAAGAAGGGGCCTATTTCGGTTTTTGGAAAATGGCGACGAAATTGGTACGAGCCTTCGGATTGGCTGCTCTCGGTTTCTTATTACAATCGATCGGATACCGGGAAGGTTCCTCCATTCAGGCTCCCGGTCTCGGTTGGAATTTAGCTCTTCTGTTCGGTCCTTTTGTCGGAGCGCTTTTTATCGCGGGGGCTTTGATTTTCTCTAAAATGCCCTTAACGGACTCGGCTCATAAGCGTATCCAATCGCTGCTGATCCGTAGGAGAAGATTGCGGAACGATATATATGAAAAAAATACGTTACATTCGAAGATTCTAAATCGTTAA
- a CDS encoding tyrosine-type recombinase/integrase, with product MLDTEIPKKNRASFEKLIKVIRQRNYKKATEYTYLRYNLDFLLFADKPAEKVVTKDIEKYIEHLKKRKVSSSTIQINISSLKMFFEEVLNMDVFNDFERPAREYKAPKVLTIREITALLEISADSPRSNLLVGLAYYAGLRVGEIVRLKWGQFDLSKKTLFVDSPVPTQKRTVLLDADLLKILKRFEKEAGAEKGAHLFPGKFQGKPLTSRNVERLIGDLAKEAGIKAVVTLFTLRHSRAVHLLAEGETLEDIRDFLGHKSLATTESYLPIRKNLRPQVRQKHIQDALKEIRKKYRK from the coding sequence ATGTTAGATACGGAAATCCCGAAGAAGAACAGAGCTTCATTCGAGAAACTGATCAAAGTGATAAGGCAGAGAAACTATAAGAAAGCGACGGAATACACTTACTTAAGATACAATCTGGACTTCCTGCTCTTTGCGGACAAACCCGCGGAAAAAGTGGTTACGAAAGATATCGAAAAATACATAGAACATTTAAAAAAGAGGAAAGTATCCTCCTCTACGATCCAAATCAATATCAGTTCCCTGAAAATGTTCTTCGAAGAAGTCCTGAATATGGACGTTTTCAACGACTTCGAAAGACCCGCTAGAGAATACAAGGCCCCGAAAGTCCTTACGATACGCGAAATCACGGCCCTATTGGAGATTTCCGCCGACTCTCCCAGATCCAATCTACTCGTAGGTTTGGCTTATTACGCCGGTTTGCGGGTGGGAGAAATCGTGCGTCTCAAATGGGGGCAATTCGATTTGTCCAAGAAAACCTTATTCGTGGATTCTCCGGTTCCGACACAGAAGAGAACGGTACTTTTAGACGCCGATCTTCTCAAAATTCTAAAGCGTTTCGAAAAGGAAGCGGGAGCGGAAAAAGGAGCGCATCTCTTTCCGGGAAAATTCCAGGGGAAACCGCTGACTTCCCGGAATGTAGAACGTTTGATCGGAGATCTTGCAAAGGAAGCCGGAATCAAAGCGGTAGTCACGCTTTTTACCCTCAGGCATAGTCGTGCCGTCCACCTTTTGGCGGAAGGGGAAACTTTAGAGGATATCCGGGATTTCCTGGGTCACAAAAGTCTCGCCACGACCGAGAGTTACTTGCCTATCCGTAAGAACTTACGCCCCCAGGTCCGCCAAAAACATATCCAAGACGCTTTAAAGGAAATCCGTAAGAAATATAGAAAATGA
- a CDS encoding shikimate kinase: MKNIALIGPRGVGKSKISRKLAKITGRPMVSTDMIAVYETGGISIPDFIRNHGGNWEPFRNLEYAILTRLSGSKGLILDCGGGILFDLDPSGKEILSDRKVQVLRENYTVVSLSRPTSVLVEKIQNDPTRPPLSSILSYKTVLESRLPHYRAHSDFQIALEERKIEEVCEEILRRAGWL; the protein is encoded by the coding sequence TTGAAAAATATCGCGTTGATCGGCCCTAGAGGGGTCGGCAAATCCAAAATTTCCCGGAAGCTAGCCAAGATTACGGGAAGACCCATGGTCTCCACAGACATGATTGCCGTTTACGAAACGGGTGGAATCTCTATTCCGGACTTTATCCGGAACCACGGGGGCAATTGGGAACCCTTTCGGAATTTAGAATATGCTATATTAACTAGATTGTCCGGTTCTAAAGGATTGATTCTAGATTGTGGTGGAGGGATTCTTTTCGACCTGGATCCCTCCGGAAAGGAAATCCTAAGCGATCGCAAAGTCCAAGTTTTGCGAGAAAATTATACCGTGGTATCCCTATCCCGCCCTACATCGGTGTTAGTGGAAAAAATCCAGAACGACCCCACTAGACCTCCTCTTAGTTCAATTCTTTCTTATAAAACAGTCTTGGAATCGCGATTACCCCATTACAGAGCACATTCTGATTTTCAAATTGCCTTAGAGGAACGCAAAATAGAAGAGGTCTGCGAAGAAATATTACGCAGAGCCGGCTGGCTTTGA